The following are from one region of the bacterium genome:
- a CDS encoding Rieske 2Fe-2S domain-containing protein, with amino-acid sequence MSAATPLRSLDRHPDLVAAAIYAREVPAPIAAVWENVHDWEHLPWLHDQAFTKIALREAGDWGWHADVGFPGDTEADVELVIDHAASCYVARTRTEGTVRGETWTRLTPLADDRTGVEVEFLLPAMPEAALAQAGDAMVALYAGLWDQDAEMIRVRDATDPGNRTASAGRGPVELGAWSTVRSTLPRVVEVGGHRFVLALRGDRPVVFAAECPHWRGPLEDCAIEADGSVVCPWHGYRFEVETGRSSDGRGLKLRPAPRIELDEAADSIRLVASGNPTQV; translated from the coding sequence ATGAGTGCCGCGACGCCGCTCCGTTCCCTGGATCGCCATCCCGACCTGGTCGCCGCGGCGATCTATGCGCGGGAGGTTCCGGCGCCGATCGCGGCGGTCTGGGAGAACGTCCACGACTGGGAGCACCTGCCCTGGCTCCACGATCAGGCGTTCACGAAGATCGCGCTCCGCGAGGCCGGCGACTGGGGCTGGCACGCGGACGTCGGCTTCCCCGGTGACACCGAGGCAGACGTCGAGCTCGTGATCGATCACGCCGCCTCGTGTTATGTCGCTCGGACGCGGACCGAAGGCACCGTCCGCGGGGAGACCTGGACGCGCCTCACGCCCCTCGCCGACGACCGGACCGGGGTCGAGGTCGAGTTCCTTCTGCCTGCCATGCCCGAGGCGGCGCTCGCGCAGGCGGGGGACGCGATGGTCGCGCTCTATGCCGGGCTCTGGGACCAGGACGCGGAGATGATCCGGGTCCGGGATGCCACGGATCCGGGGAACCGGACGGCCTCCGCGGGTCGCGGACCGGTCGAGCTGGGGGCGTGGTCGACGGTCCGGTCGACGCTGCCTCGGGTCGTCGAGGTCGGGGGCCACCGCTTCGTCCTCGCGCTCCGCGGGGATCGGCCCGTCGTGTTCGCGGCGGAGTGTCCGCACTGGCGCGGGCCCCTCGAGGACTGCGCGATCGAGGCCGACGGGAGCGTGGTCTGTCCCTGGCACGGGTACCGCTTCGAGGTCGAGACGGGGCGAAGTAGCGACGGGCGGGGCCTCAAGCTGCGCCCGGCGCCCCGGATCGAGCTGGACGAGGCGGCGGACTCGATTCGGCTGGTGGCGAGCGGAAACCCCACGCAAGTGTGA
- a CDS encoding response regulator, translated as MADPAAIPTSEDRSILLVEDNDRFAETLGSELRDRGYEVHRAADLAAVDAIPNLDVQYAVVDLRLGADSGLDAIQKILARCPDARIVVLTGYGSIATAVKATKLGAVGYLMKPTDVDQVERALNEEDDEDSELPIPDEFQSLYRHEREYIEFVLAECEGNISQAARRLGLHRQSLQRKLRKYTPQ; from the coding sequence ATGGCTGATCCTGCTGCGATCCCGACCTCGGAAGATCGATCGATCCTGCTCGTCGAAGACAACGACCGCTTCGCCGAGACCCTCGGCTCCGAGCTCCGCGACCGCGGCTACGAGGTCCACCGCGCCGCTGACCTCGCCGCCGTCGACGCGATCCCGAACCTCGACGTCCAGTACGCGGTCGTCGATCTCCGGCTCGGTGCGGACTCGGGGCTCGACGCGATCCAGAAGATCCTCGCGCGCTGTCCCGACGCGCGGATCGTCGTCCTGACCGGCTACGGCTCGATCGCGACGGCGGTCAAGGCGACGAAGCTCGGGGCGGTCGGCTACCTGATGAAGCCGACCGACGTCGACCAGGTCGAGCGCGCCCTCAACGAAGAGGACGACGAAGACAGCGAGCTCCCGATCCCCGACGAGTTCCAGAGCCTCTACCGCCACGAGCGCGAGTACATCGAGTTCGTGCTCGCCGAATGCGAGGGCAACATCTCGCAGGCCGCGCGGCGGCTCGGCCTCCACCGCCAGAGCCTGCAGCGCAAGCTCCGCAAATACACACCGCAATGA
- a CDS encoding ATP-binding protein — protein MLETFRSFFDPPITADPEQSTAKLAWVVRLRWVAIAAQVIVIAPALEFEVLEPAMLPLYLSVVATLSVLNIGTWIGLRRGTKGSPGHLMIQLGADILGLSALLILTGGAWNPMVPILLVHSVLGALLLEGRLGFAFFGLLLVSIAIIQWNSHIPPGLEDALVPANILFPAQISVALVFWIMTAWLSSTLDHLKVWFAEAQERKTRIDRLRAVGALAAGLSHEFATPLNTAQLRLARVGRTHDLAEDDDLRTAIEELERCGDILRHMAGSQLQPDRLSLEVVDLDRLVRQVVESVGRVHEEATIRFLGDGRGPKRVLLPPIAFSQALINLVDNSIESGGANSEVEIVLSKDGARTELKVQDRGSGWPEVVRRHLGEPFVTTKPEGVGLGLYYVHSLAQAIGAELTLDDREFGGAVAKISLPLVPTKQSTDPAEASEVSTGGPVSVPAPDWRPQNG, from the coding sequence ATGCTCGAGACCTTCCGCTCCTTCTTCGACCCGCCGATCACGGCCGACCCCGAGCAGAGCACCGCGAAGCTCGCCTGGGTGGTCCGTCTGCGCTGGGTCGCGATCGCCGCCCAGGTGATCGTGATCGCGCCGGCCCTCGAGTTCGAAGTGCTCGAGCCCGCGATGCTCCCGCTCTATCTGTCGGTCGTCGCGACCCTCTCGGTCCTCAACATCGGGACCTGGATCGGTCTGCGTCGCGGGACCAAGGGCTCCCCCGGACACCTGATGATCCAGCTCGGCGCCGACATCCTGGGGCTGTCGGCGCTGCTGATCCTGACCGGCGGCGCGTGGAACCCGATGGTGCCGATCCTCCTCGTCCACTCCGTGCTGGGTGCGCTCCTGCTCGAGGGGCGCCTCGGCTTCGCCTTCTTCGGTCTGCTGCTCGTCTCGATCGCGATCATCCAGTGGAACAGCCACATCCCGCCCGGCCTCGAGGACGCGCTCGTTCCGGCGAACATCCTCTTTCCCGCGCAGATCAGCGTCGCCCTCGTCTTCTGGATCATGACCGCGTGGCTCTCGTCGACCCTCGACCACCTGAAGGTCTGGTTCGCCGAAGCCCAGGAGCGCAAGACGCGCATCGACCGCCTGCGCGCCGTCGGCGCCCTCGCCGCGGGCCTCTCCCACGAGTTCGCCACGCCGCTCAACACGGCGCAGCTCCGCCTCGCCCGGGTCGGCCGGACCCACGACCTCGCCGAAGACGACGACCTCCGAACCGCGATCGAAGAGCTCGAGCGCTGCGGCGACATCCTGCGGCACATGGCCGGCAGCCAGCTCCAGCCCGACCGCCTCTCCCTCGAGGTCGTCGACCTCGATCGCCTCGTGCGCCAGGTCGTCGAGAGCGTCGGTCGGGTCCACGAGGAAGCGACCATCCGGTTCCTGGGCGACGGCCGCGGCCCCAAGCGCGTGCTGCTCCCGCCGATCGCGTTCTCGCAGGCCCTCATCAATCTCGTCGACAACTCGATCGAGTCCGGCGGCGCGAACAGCGAGGTCGAGATCGTCCTCAGCAAGGACGGCGCGCGAACCGAGCTCAAGGTCCAGGACCGCGGCTCCGGCTGGCCGGAAGTCGTGCGCCGCCATCTCGGCGAGCCCTTCGTCACCACCAAGCCGGAAGGCGTCGGTCTCGGGCTCTACTACGTCCACTCCCTCGCGCAGGCGATCGGCGCCGAGCTGACCCTGGACGATCGCGAGTTCGGCGGGGCGGTCGCGAAGATCTCGCTCCCGCTCGTCCCGACCAAGCAGAGCACCGACCCGGCCGAGGCCAGCGAAGTGTCCACCGGCGGTCCCGTATCCGTCCCCGCGCCCGACTGGAGGCCCCAGAATGGCTGA
- a CDS encoding amidase — MIRRSLLLVAVLSLLALPAQAHGPTIEISHSEMKPPLLNLFVGTTVHFANTVAMPGGHVVVDEAGTLESPPLEKPGDGWHYTFEEAGTYDVFVKQHPMAKARIVVIPKKK, encoded by the coding sequence ATGATCCGACGAAGCCTGCTCCTGGTCGCGGTGCTGAGCCTGCTGGCGCTCCCGGCCCAGGCCCACGGCCCGACCATCGAGATCTCGCACAGCGAGATGAAGCCGCCGCTGCTCAACCTCTTCGTGGGCACGACGGTCCACTTTGCGAACACGGTCGCCATGCCCGGAGGCCACGTCGTCGTCGACGAGGCCGGGACCCTCGAGAGCCCGCCCCTCGAAAAGCCCGGCGACGGCTGGCACTACACCTTCGAAGAAGCCGGCACCTACGACGTCTTCGTGAAGCAGCACCCCATGGCCAAGGCCAGGATCGTCGTCATCCCCAAAAAGAAATGA
- a CDS encoding cytochrome C, with protein MADLRRISVLLLLALAGVSSGCSDPDAAILARFDDAERARFKRGQQVAVPCWTCHDLAGTVKKVGPSLLGLYGRRSGAAPDYESSAALRAASIVWDDRMLGAFLRNPAGFVPGNRMVSPGVQDAARLEDLLFYLRHVTEPGARDR; from the coding sequence ATGGCCGATCTGAGGCGGATTTCCGTGCTCCTTCTCCTGGCCCTCGCGGGCGTGTCGAGCGGTTGCTCGGATCCCGACGCCGCGATCCTGGCGCGGTTCGACGATGCGGAGCGGGCCCGTTTCAAGCGTGGACAGCAGGTCGCGGTTCCCTGCTGGACGTGCCACGACCTGGCCGGCACGGTCAAGAAGGTGGGACCCTCGCTCCTCGGCCTCTACGGACGGCGCTCGGGGGCGGCCCCGGACTACGAGAGCTCGGCGGCGCTCCGGGCCGCGTCGATCGTCTGGGACGACCGGATGCTCGGGGCGTTCCTGCGCAATCCGGCGGGCTTCGTTCCCGGCAATCGGATGGTCTCGCCGGGTGTGCAGGACGCCGCGCGTCTCGAGGATCTCCTCTTCTACCTGCGGCACGTGACGGAGCCGGGCGCACGAGATCGCTAG
- a CDS encoding peptidylprolyl isomerase, with protein MSETPASPKDGPNARTPWLLLAGAAVGLALASLGLLEERTDPGRLPIEAAAVVGDRTIRRVDYQRVLAGVAGDLRSPVDEAMRRRVLDRMIDEELLVQRALELGLAVIDRRVRGELTAGLIDSIVAEVDGETPSARDVERHYEENRDFFTRPGRLRALTLYFSTRRGEDDPRGTALERAAAARTRLVAGDSADEVEADLADRQVSPVPDTLLPASKIRDYVGPSVLEALLALETGAWSEPIEAGGGVHLAKAVDREPSVAPPLAEIEDLVLQDLQRRRGDEALRTYLDDLKARTPILIDEAVFADPSPAG; from the coding sequence TTGAGCGAGACCCCCGCCTCCCCGAAAGACGGCCCGAACGCCCGCACGCCCTGGCTGTTGCTGGCCGGCGCCGCCGTGGGTCTCGCCCTCGCGAGCCTCGGGCTCCTCGAGGAGCGGACGGATCCGGGGCGGCTACCGATCGAAGCCGCCGCCGTCGTGGGCGATCGCACGATCCGGCGGGTCGACTATCAGCGCGTGCTCGCGGGGGTCGCCGGCGACCTGCGGAGCCCCGTCGACGAGGCGATGCGGCGGCGGGTCCTCGACCGGATGATCGACGAGGAACTCCTCGTCCAGCGGGCCCTCGAGCTCGGCCTCGCCGTGATCGACCGTCGCGTCCGCGGTGAGCTGACCGCCGGGCTGATCGATTCGATCGTCGCCGAGGTCGACGGCGAGACTCCGTCGGCGCGGGACGTCGAACGCCACTACGAAGAGAACCGCGACTTCTTCACGCGCCCGGGACGGCTCCGCGCCCTGACCCTCTACTTCTCGACGCGGCGCGGCGAAGACGACCCGCGCGGGACCGCCCTCGAGCGCGCCGCCGCGGCCCGGACGCGGCTCGTCGCCGGCGACTCCGCGGACGAGGTCGAGGCCGACCTCGCCGACCGCCAGGTCTCGCCCGTGCCCGACACGCTGCTGCCGGCGAGCAAGATCCGTGACTATGTGGGGCCGAGCGTGCTCGAAGCGTTGCTCGCGCTCGAGACCGGCGCCTGGAGCGAACCGATCGAGGCCGGTGGCGGCGTCCACCTGGCCAAGGCCGTGGACCGCGAGCCGTCGGTCGCGCCGCCCCTCGCCGAGATCGAGGACCTCGTCCTCCAGGATCTCCAGCGACGACGAGGCGACGAAGCGCTGCGCACCTATCTCGACGATCTCAAGGCGCGCACGCCGATCCTGATCGACGAGGCGGTCTTCGCCGATCCGTCACCCGCCGGCTGA
- a CDS encoding TetR/AcrR family transcriptional regulator, translating to MNDAPHPTDAARAATEETSRTPDAVRIGTADASGMPTTSEPAGAQPDPPDPADEVLVDQAGRPLGPRALKTRRKILEATTALLGEKPMREMRVIDIARRIGSSPATFYQYFKDVEDVVLYLAGQAKEATPILVAIIDGDWEGPAGLERGKQLANLVIDHWEKYAPVLRARNNASDEGHPALREERMAAMMPLVDAFQRAIERSQAKQADSQEGADGGAFTGGRVDAFAGATALASVLERTSMYHQFVEETGSSRDSLVETTAVILQGILTSRT from the coding sequence ATGAACGACGCGCCCCACCCGACCGACGCGGCCCGTGCGGCCACCGAAGAAACCTCCCGGACCCCCGATGCGGTTCGGATCGGAACGGCCGATGCTTCCGGCATGCCGACGACCTCAGAGCCGGCGGGAGCCCAACCCGACCCGCCGGATCCCGCAGACGAGGTACTGGTCGACCAGGCCGGGCGCCCCCTCGGACCGCGCGCGCTCAAGACGCGCCGGAAGATCCTCGAGGCGACGACGGCGCTGCTCGGTGAGAAGCCGATGCGCGAGATGCGCGTGATCGACATCGCGCGCCGGATCGGTTCTTCCCCCGCCACCTTCTATCAGTACTTCAAGGACGTCGAGGACGTGGTTCTCTACCTGGCGGGTCAGGCCAAGGAGGCCACGCCGATCCTCGTCGCGATCATCGACGGGGACTGGGAAGGCCCGGCCGGCCTCGAGCGCGGCAAGCAGCTCGCGAACCTGGTGATCGATCACTGGGAGAAGTACGCGCCGGTCCTTCGCGCCCGCAACAACGCTTCGGACGAAGGTCACCCGGCGCTTCGTGAAGAGCGGATGGCGGCGATGATGCCGTTGGTCGACGCCTTCCAGCGCGCGATCGAACGCTCCCAGGCGAAGCAGGCCGACTCACAGGAAGGCGCCGATGGCGGGGCCTTCACCGGCGGGCGTGTCGACGCCTTCGCCGGCGCGACCGCACTCGCGTCCGTGCTCGAACGGACCTCGATGTACCACCAGTTCGTGGAGGAGACGGGCAGCTCGCGCGACTCGCTCGTCGAGACCACCGCCGTGATTCTGCAGGGGATCCTGACTTCGCGGACGTAG
- a CDS encoding Crp/Fnr family transcriptional regulator produces MMNAARGLDMDRRELLGSVSIFASLEEKELDLLLQATTTKKLKPKEVLCRKGDPGNQLYGVLSGSLKVTTTGTDGKDVMFGLMGPGEVIGEIALFDGEERSATVTAVETTELLTLHRRELLPFLEKNPRAAIGLAGVLAARVRALSDRAEDRQTMPLPGRIAKRLLSLSESHGKRPIVGGPVEVRMPQQDLADLVGTTRESVNKQLRAWEEEGIVELGRGRVVLKQPESLEAVTAMFEL; encoded by the coding sequence ATGATGAACGCCGCGAGAGGACTGGACATGGATCGCCGCGAGCTGCTCGGAAGCGTCTCGATCTTCGCCTCGCTCGAAGAGAAGGAGCTCGATCTCCTGCTCCAGGCGACGACGACCAAGAAGCTGAAGCCCAAGGAAGTGCTCTGTCGCAAGGGCGACCCCGGGAACCAGCTCTACGGGGTCCTGTCCGGCTCGCTCAAGGTCACGACGACGGGAACGGACGGCAAGGACGTGATGTTCGGCCTGATGGGACCGGGCGAGGTGATCGGTGAGATCGCGCTCTTCGACGGCGAGGAGCGCTCGGCGACGGTGACCGCGGTCGAGACGACCGAGCTTCTCACGCTCCATCGCCGCGAGCTGCTCCCCTTCCTCGAGAAGAACCCGCGCGCCGCGATCGGCCTCGCGGGCGTGCTCGCCGCGCGCGTGCGGGCGCTCTCGGATCGTGCCGAGGATCGACAGACGATGCCGCTTCCGGGGCGGATCGCGAAGCGCCTGCTCAGCCTCTCCGAGAGCCACGGCAAGCGACCGATCGTCGGCGGCCCGGTCGAGGTCCGCATGCCGCAGCAGGACCTCGCCGACCTCGTGGGGACGACCCGCGAGAGCGTCAACAAGCAGCTCCGCGCCTGGGAAGAAGAGGGCATCGTCGAGCTCGGCCGCGGCCGCGTCGTCTTGAAGCAGCCAGAAAGCCTCGAAGCCGTCACGGCGATGTTCGAGCTCTGA
- a CDS encoding MATE family efflux transporter, whose product MSSRENPAPESAAPRSAGRARLEFRTLFGLSAPVAAAQLGMMTMGVIDTMMVARVGLDSLAAVAVASTWAWSSGSVAQGVVQGMDPLVSQAHGEGDGDAMGLALQRGLVVAFLVSIPLIALWLSTEWLFLRFGQDPVVAGLAQDYLIARLPSTLGFNLFLALRQYLAGRTLTRPAMWVMFLCNALNVFLNWVLIFGNLGAPALGLVGAGLATGITNVILPIGLFLWIRRFRLHEGAWRRWDARSFSFAGLKRYLALGFPVGAQLGLEANAFTVAMMMVGWMGVTELGAHQIVMNLASFTFMVPLGISIGASARAGNLIGAADAHGLRVACRVGFLMGGGVMAIAAVCFVVFREALPAFYTSEASVVAMAAILLPIAGAFQIFDGVQVVGAGLMRGMGRPQAGAVVNLIGFYAVGLPLSYGLAFPMGLGMVGIWWGLAAGLGGVAIMLVAWVARTNRKPLAALRVRVE is encoded by the coding sequence ATGTCGTCCCGCGAGAACCCCGCCCCCGAGAGCGCTGCACCCAGGTCCGCTGGACGCGCACGCCTCGAGTTCAGGACGCTCTTCGGGCTGTCCGCGCCGGTCGCCGCCGCGCAGCTCGGCATGATGACGATGGGCGTGATCGACACGATGATGGTCGCGCGGGTCGGCCTCGACTCCCTCGCCGCCGTCGCCGTCGCGTCCACCTGGGCCTGGTCCTCGGGCTCCGTCGCCCAGGGGGTCGTCCAGGGCATGGACCCCCTGGTCTCCCAGGCCCACGGCGAAGGGGACGGCGACGCGATGGGCCTGGCCCTCCAGCGCGGCCTCGTCGTCGCGTTCCTCGTCTCGATTCCGCTGATCGCCCTCTGGCTCTCGACCGAGTGGCTCTTCCTGCGCTTCGGCCAGGACCCGGTCGTGGCCGGACTCGCGCAGGACTACCTGATCGCGCGCCTCCCGAGCACCCTCGGCTTCAACCTGTTCCTGGCGCTCCGGCAGTATCTGGCCGGGCGGACCCTCACCCGCCCCGCCATGTGGGTCATGTTCCTCTGCAACGCGCTGAACGTGTTCCTCAACTGGGTGCTCATCTTCGGCAACCTCGGCGCGCCCGCCCTCGGACTCGTCGGCGCCGGTCTCGCGACCGGGATCACGAACGTGATCCTCCCGATCGGGCTCTTCCTCTGGATCCGACGCTTCCGTCTTCACGAGGGCGCCTGGCGACGATGGGACGCCCGCTCGTTCTCGTTCGCGGGTCTGAAGCGCTATCTCGCCCTCGGCTTCCCCGTCGGTGCGCAGCTCGGTCTCGAAGCGAACGCGTTCACCGTGGCCATGATGATGGTCGGCTGGATGGGCGTGACCGAGCTCGGCGCCCACCAGATCGTGATGAACCTGGCGAGCTTCACGTTCATGGTCCCCCTCGGCATCTCGATCGGGGCGAGCGCGCGCGCCGGCAACCTGATCGGCGCCGCCGACGCGCACGGGCTGCGCGTGGCCTGTCGCGTCGGCTTCCTGATGGGCGGCGGCGTGATGGCGATCGCCGCCGTCTGCTTCGTCGTCTTCCGCGAGGCGCTCCCGGCGTTCTACACGAGCGAGGCGTCGGTCGTGGCGATGGCGGCGATCCTGCTCCCGATCGCGGGGGCGTTCCAGATCTTCGACGGCGTCCAGGTCGTGGGCGCGGGACTCATGCGCGGCATGGGCCGCCCGCAGGCCGGTGCCGTCGTGAACCTGATCGGGTTCTACGCGGTCGGCCTGCCGCTCTCGTACGGCCTGGCGTTTCCGATGGGGCTCGGCATGGTCGGGATCTGGTGGGGGCTCGCAGCGGGGCTCGGTGGCGTCGCGATCATGCTCGTCGCCTGGGTCGCGCGAACGAATCGCAAGCCGCTGGCGGCGCTGCGCGTGCGCGTGGAATAG
- the egtB gene encoding ergothioneine biosynthesis protein EgtB, giving the protein MNANAENDRSARRAELLARRTRAIRNVTVRLCDTLSPEDCAAQSMPDASPAKWHLAHTTWFFETFLLSREDPDYSVRHPRFEYLFNSYYNAVGEQYSRPDRGLLTRPGWEEILAYRDHVDTALLGLLEDPGRLPGAALDVVELGLHHEQQHQELLLTDVKHLLSHNPLAPVYRPMKEPSDVAIQSMAWHAYHGGLVEIGHEGRGFAFDNESPRHRVHLEPFELSSRLVRNGEFAAFIDDGGYHQPEFWLSEGWARKEEEGWEAPLYWSKQDGRWHAFTLGGRVAVRSEEPVCHVSLFEADAFARWAGCRLPTEAEWEHAAADVPVEGNLLEGGRFHPEVAPARAVHLGPLQLFGDVWEWTASAYSAYPGFHPAAGALGEYNGKFMSSQMVLKGGSCVSPRSHLRASYRNFFPPDARWQFSGIRLARDVERGGVLPA; this is encoded by the coding sequence ATGAACGCGAACGCGGAGAACGATCGGTCCGCCCGTCGAGCGGAGCTCCTCGCGCGCCGGACGCGCGCGATCCGGAACGTGACCGTCCGCCTCTGCGACACGCTCTCGCCGGAGGACTGCGCGGCGCAGTCGATGCCCGACGCGAGTCCCGCGAAATGGCACCTGGCGCATACCACCTGGTTCTTCGAGACCTTCCTCCTCTCTCGGGAGGATCCCGACTACAGCGTCCGTCACCCGCGTTTCGAGTACCTCTTCAACTCCTACTACAACGCCGTCGGCGAGCAGTACTCGCGCCCGGACCGCGGATTGCTCACGCGGCCGGGCTGGGAAGAGATCCTCGCCTACCGCGATCACGTCGACACGGCGCTCCTCGGCCTGCTCGAGGACCCGGGCCGACTGCCCGGTGCGGCCCTCGACGTCGTCGAGCTCGGGCTCCACCACGAGCAGCAGCACCAGGAGCTGCTCCTGACCGACGTGAAGCACCTGCTCTCGCACAATCCGCTCGCTCCTGTCTACCGACCGATGAAGGAGCCTTCCGACGTCGCGATCCAGTCGATGGCCTGGCACGCCTATCACGGCGGCCTCGTCGAAATCGGTCACGAAGGCCGCGGTTTCGCCTTCGACAACGAGTCCCCCCGCCATCGCGTCCATCTCGAGCCCTTCGAGCTCTCGTCGCGCCTCGTACGGAACGGCGAGTTCGCCGCCTTCATCGACGACGGCGGCTACCACCAGCCGGAGTTCTGGCTCTCGGAAGGCTGGGCCCGCAAGGAGGAAGAAGGCTGGGAGGCGCCCCTCTACTGGTCGAAGCAGGACGGGCGGTGGCACGCGTTCACCCTCGGCGGGCGCGTGGCCGTCCGGAGCGAGGAGCCGGTCTGTCACGTGAGCCTCTTCGAGGCGGACGCGTTCGCGCGCTGGGCCGGCTGTCGTCTTCCGACCGAGGCCGAGTGGGAGCACGCGGCGGCGGACGTCCCGGTCGAGGGCAACCTGCTCGAAGGCGGTCGCTTCCATCCCGAGGTCGCACCGGCCCGCGCGGTCCATCTGGGGCCTCTCCAGCTCTTCGGGGACGTCTGGGAATGGACGGCCAGCGCGTACTCCGCCTATCCGGGCTTTCACCCGGCGGCCGGTGCGCTCGGCGAATACAACGGTAAATTCATGTCCAGCCAGATGGTTCTGAAGGGCGGATCGTGTGTGTCGCCCCGCTCCCACCTGAGGGCGAGCTACCGCAACTTCTTCCCGCCGGACGCGCGTTGGCAGTTCAGCGGGATCCGTCTCGCGCGCGACGTGGAGCGCGGCGGGGTCCTTCCCGCCTGA
- a CDS encoding cation:proton antiporter, with protein sequence MSPSAADPRLTFALALLAGMIAQALARHLRLPGIVLLLIAGIALGPDGLGWVQPRSLGHGLFSIVDFAVAIILFEGGLNLEMSRLRRSGQAIRRLITWGAVVTLLGGALAAYLFLDWGVMKALLFGGLVVVTGPTVVGPLVSELRLRPKVATLLEAEGVLIDPIGAILSVVILKLALSSADLGPLLLAQSGAGLARIAAGGVLGIAAGFVLARALRISRLLPDGLENVFVLAAVLLLYAGSETLLSHSGVLAVTVAGVVVGNTRSSVERELREFKDQLTVMLIGLLFVLLAADVRFEQVRALGWEGLAVVAALVLVVRPLGVWLCTRGADLERNERLFLAWVAPRGIVAAAIASLVAADLERAGLEGGIELRALVFLTIAVTVTLAGLTAGPIGSLLGVRLRQRDTVAILTAQTLGLALARELRRGGVPVVFLDSNPNGIRRAEDEGFAVVYGDALQETVMQRARLGFVRTVVALTANETLNGVFVARARDRFGVPNGLVAASEVGGGLVSEQVAGGTAKIAFEGPHDVERWDVRGRRGDVEITRLLYTPPEVADDGSETVETSSSGGLSERFVTLTVDRDGKTFVMDGRWAFKAGDTISVAIHAPEREDAERELAGLGFTPLPEDEADGEAGDAPDADG encoded by the coding sequence ATGAGCCCGTCCGCTGCAGATCCGAGATTGACCTTCGCCCTGGCGCTCCTCGCCGGGATGATTGCGCAGGCCCTCGCGCGGCATCTTCGGCTGCCGGGCATCGTGCTGCTCCTGATCGCGGGCATCGCCCTCGGCCCGGACGGGCTCGGCTGGGTCCAGCCGCGCTCGCTCGGACACGGCCTCTTCTCGATCGTCGACTTCGCCGTCGCGATCATCCTCTTCGAGGGCGGGCTCAATCTCGAGATGTCGCGCCTGCGGCGCTCGGGCCAGGCGATCCGTCGGCTGATCACGTGGGGCGCGGTCGTGACCCTCCTGGGCGGCGCGCTCGCTGCGTACCTGTTCCTCGACTGGGGCGTCATGAAGGCGCTCCTCTTTGGCGGCCTCGTGGTCGTGACGGGGCCGACGGTCGTCGGTCCGCTCGTCTCCGAGCTTCGCCTCCGCCCGAAGGTCGCGACGCTGCTCGAGGCCGAAGGCGTATTGATCGACCCGATCGGCGCGATCCTCTCGGTCGTGATCCTCAAGCTCGCGCTGTCTTCGGCGGACCTGGGGCCACTGCTCCTCGCGCAGAGCGGCGCCGGGCTCGCGCGCATCGCGGCGGGCGGCGTGCTCGGGATCGCGGCGGGCTTCGTTCTGGCGCGGGCGCTGCGGATCTCCCGGCTGCTTCCGGACGGGCTCGAGAACGTCTTCGTGCTGGCGGCGGTGCTGCTCCTCTATGCGGGCTCCGAGACGCTGCTCTCGCACAGCGGCGTCCTCGCGGTGACCGTCGCCGGCGTCGTCGTCGGCAACACGCGGTCCTCGGTCGAGCGGGAGCTGCGCGAGTTCAAGGATCAGCTCACCGTGATGCTGATCGGCCTCCTCTTCGTCCTGCTCGCCGCGGACGTGCGCTTCGAGCAGGTGCGCGCCCTCGGTTGGGAGGGGCTGGCCGTCGTCGCCGCCCTGGTCCTGGTCGTGCGTCCGCTCGGCGTCTGGCTCTGTACCCGGGGCGCCGACCTGGAACGCAACGAACGGCTCTTCCTCGCGTGGGTCGCCCCGCGCGGGATCGTCGCCGCAGCGATCGCGAGTCTCGTCGCGGCGGACCTCGAGCGGGCCGGGCTCGAGGGCGGGATCGAGCTGCGCGCGCTGGTCTTCCTGACGATCGCGGTGACCGTCACCCTCGCCGGGCTGACGGCGGGCCCGATCGGGAGTCTCCTGGGCGTCCGTCTCCGCCAGCGCGACACGGTTGCGATCCTGACGGCCCAGACCCTCGGGCTCGCGCTCGCGCGGGAGCTGCGCCGCGGCGGGGTCCCGGTCGTCTTCCTCGACTCGAACCCGAACGGGATCCGTCGCGCGGAGGACGAAGGATTCGCCGTCGTGTACGGGGACGCGCTCCAGGAGACGGTCATGCAGCGCGCGCGACTCGGCTTCGTTCGAACCGTGGTCGCGCTGACGGCCAACGAGACGCTCAACGGCGTGTTCGTCGCGCGCGCTCGGGACCGCTTCGGGGTTCCGAACGGGCTCGTCGCCGCCTCGGAGGTCGGCGGCGGACTCGTCTCGGAGCAGGTCGCCGGCGGAACGGCGAAGATCGCCTTCGAGGGGCCCCACGACGTCGAGCGTTGGGACGTCCGGGGACGACGGGGCGACGTCGAGATCACACGGCTCCTCTACACGCCGCCGGAGGTCGCGGACGATGGTTCCGAGACGGTCGAGACGTCGTCGTCCGGAGGTCTCTCGGAACGCTTCGTCACGCTGACCGTCGACCGTGACGGAAAGACGTTCGTGATGGACGGGCGGTGGGCGTTCAAGGCGGGGGACACGATCTCCGTCGCGATCCACGCGCCGGAGCGCGAAGATGCCGAGCGCGAGCTCGCTGGGCTCGGGTTCACGCCGCTGCCGGAAGACGAGGCGGACGGTGAAGCGGGCGACGCGCCGGACGCGGATGGTTGA